Proteins found in one Salvia splendens isolate huo1 chromosome 10, SspV2, whole genome shotgun sequence genomic segment:
- the LOC121753283 gene encoding uncharacterized protein LOC121753283: MAYGRYQSPSSSILDAFSLNPVPYPVLLILAVVSLFLGFQWYVSYEDVVEATEESMGWVLMAAPLLLLLAVRWMSDREYPGGLIFGSTPFDRRRREYYLSAAGEGASPWGVLAVIVLVLVLVQFQSTFLDSWFG, from the coding sequence ATGGCGTATGGAAGATACCAATCGCCAAGTTCATCAATTCTGGATGCGTTCTCGCTGAATCCGGTGCCGTACCCGGTGCTGCTGATTCTGGCGGTGGTGTCGCTCTTCCTCGGCTTCCAATGGTACGTGTCCTACGAGGACGTGGTGGAGGCGACGGAGGAGAGCATGGGGTGGGTGCTGATGGCggcgccgctgctgctgctgctcgcCGTGCGGTGGATGTCGGACCGGGAGTACCCCGGGGGTCTTATATTCGGATCCACGCCGTTTGATCGGCGGAGGAGGGAGTATTACCTGTCGGCGGCGGGGGAGGGGGCGTCGCCGTGGGGAGTGCTGGCGGTGATCGTGCTGGTGCTGGTGCTGGTGCAGTTTCAGTCTACTTTTCTCGACAGCTGGTTTGGatga
- the LOC121753282 gene encoding uncharacterized protein LOC121753282: protein MSSKRTTTDTNGGSTGGGNGPVRNKFRKGDRTRRMWVVREEEILVSSLLELVARGWKSDNGFRAGYLQKIEDDIRKEFPNTDIKGTPHIVSKIGAWKKNYNSLRGILSRSGVGFNLNNNYKIDIDDDQWAQVVAAGKDYAKQIVAILGRLENHFRQRPGLRWRYGEH from the exons ATGTCGTCGAAACGTACTACAACTGATACGAATGGGGGTTCAACTGGGG GTGGAAATGGCCCTGTTCGAAACAAGTTCCGCAAAGGAGACCGTACCCGGCGCATGTGGGTAGTAAGAGAGGAAGAAATATTGGTTTCATCCTTGCTAGAGTTGGTGGCGCGTGGCTGGAAATCAGATAATGGCTTCCGTGCCGGGTACTTGCAGAAGATTGAGGATGACATTCGTAAAGAATTTCCGAATACCGACATTAAGGGAACCCCTCACATTGTTTCCAAAATTGGCGCATGGAAAAAGAACTACAACAGCCTTCGAGGCATACTAAGCCGCAGTGGCGTAGGTTTCAATCTCAACAACAACTATAAGATAGATATTGATGACGATCAATGGGCTCAAGTTGTGGCG GCCGGCAAAGATTATGCGAAACAAATCGTGGCCATTTTGGGAAGATTGGAAAATCATTTTCGGCAAAGACCGGGCTTGCGGTGGAGGTACGGAGAACATTGA
- the LOC121752410 gene encoding triosephosphate isomerase, chloroplastic, which translates to MAVVSTSLAGAVTSQLTQFSGLRKSFLKLDASTASSNQSFFQNVDSHIRLASSGKACRGVVAMAGSGKFFVGGNWKCNGTKESISKLVSDLNSATLESDVDVVVSPPFIYIDQVKNLLTDRIDIAAQNCWIGKGGAFTGEISVEQLKDIGCKWVVLGHSERRHVIGEDDQFIGKKAAYALSQGVGVIACIGELLEEREAGKTFDVCFQQLKAYADAVSSWDNIVIAYEPVWAIGTGKVASPEQAQEVHAAVRDWLSKNVSAEVATKTRIIYGGSVNGGNSADLAKKEDIDGFLVGGASLKGPEFATIINSVTAKKVAA; encoded by the exons ATGGCGGTTGTCTCCACCTCTCTTGCCGGCGCCGTCACCAGCCAGCTCACTCAATTCTCCGGCCTCCGAAAATCCTTCCTCAAGCTCGACGCCTCCACCGCCAGCTCCAATCAATCGTTTTTCCAGAATGTCGACTCGCACATCCGCCTCGCCTCCTCCGGCAAAGCTTGCCGCGGCGTCGTTGCGATGGCAGGATCCGGAAAG TTCTTCGTTGGTGGGAATTGGAAATGT AATGGGACTAAAGAGTCCATCAGCAAGCTCGTGTCAGACTTGAACAGTGCAACCCTTGAATCTGATGTTG ATGTTGTTGTATCGCCTCCTTTCATCTACATTGATCAAGTCAAGAATTTGTTGACTGATCGGATTGATATAGCAGCCCAGAATTGTTGGATTGGTAAAGGTGGTGCTTTCACTGGAGAAATCAG TGTGGAGCAACTGAAAGACATCGGATGCAAGTGGGTCGTTCTTGGGCATTCTGAGCGGAGGCATGTAATAGGAGAAGATGATcaa TTCATAGGAAAGAAGGCTGCTTATGCCTTGAGCCAAGGTGTAGGAGTAATAGCTTGCATTggggagttgttggaagaaagGGAAGCTGGAAAAACATTTGATGTTTGCTTTCAGCAATTAAAGGCTTATGCTG ATGCTGTCTCAAGTTGGGACAATATCGTCATTGCCTATGAGCCTGTATGGGCAATTGGAACTGGTAAAGTGGCCTCACCCGAGCAGGCCCAGGAAGTGCATGCTGCTGTTAGGGATTGGCTAAGTAAGAATGTATCAGCAGAAGTTGCTACTAAAACACGCATTATCTACGGTG GTTCTGTCAACGGAGGCAACTCAGCCGATCTTGCCAAGAAAGAAGACATTGATGGATTCCTCGTTGGTGGTGCATCTCTAAAG GGTCCTGAGTTTGCTACTATCATCAACTCTGTCACTGCCAAGAAGGTAGCTGCCTAG